Proteins from a genomic interval of Gossypium hirsutum isolate 1008001.06 chromosome A09, Gossypium_hirsutum_v2.1, whole genome shotgun sequence:
- the LOC107930188 gene encoding probable fructokinase-7 has translation MAGKLTTGNITGIEKLHIVGGAEDRTAITNGNAAKNKPLVVCFGELLIDFVPTVGGVSLAEAPAFKKAPGGAPANVAVGVSRLGGSSAFVGKVGDDEFGYMLADILKQNNVDNSGMRFDRTARTALAFVTLKADGEREFMFFRHPSADMRLHESELNTNLIKQANIFHYGSISLIEEPCKSAHLAAMNIARKSGSMLSYDPNLRLPLWPSPEAARKGIMSIWDQSDIIKVSEDEITFLTGGDDPYDDNVVMKKLFHPNLKLLVVTEGSEGCRYYTKAFKGRVPGIKVKPVDTTGAGDAFVSGLLNSLASDSKLFQDEKRLRDALLFANVCGALTVMERGAMPSLPTKTAVLDALNKHSASKK, from the exons ATGGCTGGGAAATTAACTACAG GAAATATCACTGGTATTGAGAAACTGCATATTGTTGGTGGAGCTGAAGATCGTACTGCTATTACAAACGGCAACGCTGCAAAGAATAAACCTCTAGTTGTTTGCTTCGGTGAATTGTTGATCGACTTTGTACCGACGGTTGGAGGGGTTTCTCTGGCTGAAGCACCTGCTTTCAAGAAGGCTCCTGGTGGTGCTCCTGCAAATGTGGCTGTTGGGGTATCACGATTAGGAGGATCATCCGCTTTCGTAGGAAAG GTAGGCGATGATGAATTTGGCTACATGTTAGCTgacattttaaaacaaaacaatgTTGACAACTCTGGCATGCGATTTGATCGAACTGCAAGAACTGCGCTTGCATTTGTTACTCTCAAAGCTGATGGTGAACGTGAGTTCATGTTTTTCCGTCATCCAAGTGCTGATATGCGTCTTCATGAGTCGGAACTCAATACAAACCTCATTAAGCAG GCAAACATCTTTCACTATGGTTCTATTAGTTTGATCGAGGAACCATGCAAGTCAGCTCACTTGGCAGCAATGAACATTGCCAGGAAGTCTGGAAGCATGCTCTCTTATGATCCAAATTTAAGATTGCCACTATGGCCATCACCAGAGGCTGCTCGAAAAGGAATAATGAGTATATGGGATCAATCGGACATTATTAAG GTAAGCGAGGATGAAATTACATTCTTAACCGGAGGTGATGACCCTTATGATGATAACGTGGTTATGAAGAAGCTTTTTCATCCTAATCTTAAGCTTTTGGTTGTAACCGAGGGATCAGAGGGTTGTAGATATTACACCAAG GCATTTAAGGGCAGGGTTCCTGGCATTAAAGTTAAACCTGTAGACACGACAGGGGCTGGCGATGCGTTTGTCAGTGGCTTATTGAATAGCCTAGCTTCTGATTCAAAGTTATTTCAG GACGAGAAGCGGTTAAGAGATGCCTTACTTTTTGCAAATGTCTGTGGAGCTCTCACAGTAATGGAGAGAGGTGCAATGCCGTCGCTGCCAACAAAAACAGCCGTGCTTGATGCTTTGAACAAACATTCTGCatcaaagaaatga